From a region of the Myroides sp. JBRI-B21084 genome:
- a CDS encoding oligosaccharide flippase family protein, translated as MNQTKSIQNLFTYGASQIINLLAPFLVGFYVIPIFGIAKWGVVGVVTSLYVLIGILVEFGANLVGVKELSAYRLKQNYLKKYIGLNYTFRQYCCVIITAVLVIVFILLKANASYYFGLTWMLAWYYNPLWIYQAKEDFKIINFITIATKVLYVVAVFLFINKPQHYIYLVGLLGLCNAIFYAFFYYKTAKTFSSFKKVMVFIKQNKAIVLSNFSITAYTQAPIFIIDAVLGNTASGIYKVIDLFLTAYRSYLGVFFNVTFPKFCFIAQQNIKSASKYATKMLLINVGLLTLSALVVFFTMPYLIKYFNVALNVEKGLYLSRYLLFLPIVIALNIPFYQALIYKSQHKSIATISIIGLLITVILGVFLTKNSQLNGTLIALYVAEVFITLSLMIKGYKFLK; from the coding sequence TTGAATCAAACTAAATCAATACAAAATCTTTTTACATATGGTGCTAGTCAAATTATTAATTTACTAGCGCCGTTTTTAGTAGGTTTTTATGTGATACCTATTTTTGGTATAGCCAAATGGGGCGTAGTAGGTGTGGTAACATCGCTATATGTTTTAATAGGTATTTTAGTTGAATTTGGTGCCAATTTAGTAGGTGTAAAAGAGTTAAGTGCGTATAGACTAAAGCAAAATTATTTAAAAAAATACATTGGTTTAAACTATACATTTAGGCAATATTGTTGTGTTATAATAACTGCTGTATTGGTAATAGTTTTTATACTTTTAAAGGCAAACGCTAGTTATTACTTTGGATTAACTTGGATGTTGGCTTGGTATTACAACCCATTGTGGATTTATCAGGCTAAAGAAGATTTTAAAATTATTAATTTCATAACCATTGCAACCAAAGTGCTGTATGTAGTTGCTGTTTTTTTATTTATAAATAAGCCACAGCATTATATATATTTAGTTGGTTTATTAGGATTGTGTAACGCCATTTTTTATGCTTTTTTTTATTACAAAACAGCTAAAACATTTAGTAGTTTTAAAAAGGTAATGGTTTTTATAAAGCAAAACAAAGCTATTGTACTATCAAACTTTAGTATTACTGCATATACACAAGCACCTATTTTTATTATCGATGCCGTTTTAGGTAATACTGCATCGGGTATCTACAAAGTAATTGATTTGTTTTTAACAGCTTACCGCAGTTATTTAGGCGTATTTTTTAATGTAACATTTCCTAAATTTTGTTTTATTGCGCAGCAAAATATCAAAAGTGCATCAAAATACGCTACTAAAATGCTTTTAATAAATGTGGGTTTATTAACACTTTCGGCATTAGTTGTTTTTTTTACGATGCCCTATTTAATTAAATATTTTAATGTAGCATTAAATGTAGAAAAAGGATTGTATTTAAGTAGATATTTATTGTTTTTGCCCATTGTAATTGCTTTAAACATACCATTTTATCAAGCATTAATTTATAAGTCGCAACATAAATCAATAGCAACAATATCAATAATTGGTTTGCTTATTACTGTAATTTTAGGTGTTTTTTTAACTAAAAACAGTCAATTAAACGGAACACTAATTGCACTTTACGTAGCTGAGGTTTTTATAACATTAAGTTTAATGATTAAAGGTTACAAATTTTTAAAATAA
- a CDS encoding glycosyltransferase family 2 protein, which yields MKEEVYIVLLNYNGALDTIECIQSLLQSNEQTLFKIVVVDNSESFANFKLLQQFTFKQNIPTLTFVNGDGYTYNNEKIILIKSLQNKGFAAGNNLGIQFSLLQPNCTHIWLLNNDTTVSKNSLNELLAYHKKQPNAILGSKLLYYHKPNVIQAVGGKFNTRFYISEHIGEGLPSDTSKEKLPIIDYPVGAAMFVSKQFIEKVGLLNENYFLYYEELDWVKKAQHFGFVADWCPTSIVYHKEGASIGSSYKNEKSYFSEIELFKSRQKFIKDHFGLNVRFYFSTLLLILNRLRKGKFKLANALLKMMLNDIK from the coding sequence ATGAAAGAAGAAGTTTACATTGTTTTATTAAACTACAACGGCGCTTTAGATACAATAGAATGTATCCAATCATTGCTACAATCAAATGAACAAACGTTGTTTAAAATTGTTGTTGTAGATAACTCGGAATCATTTGCTAATTTTAAATTGTTACAACAATTTACCTTTAAACAAAATATACCAACACTTACTTTTGTAAATGGCGACGGATATACCTATAATAATGAAAAGATTATATTAATAAAAAGTTTACAAAATAAGGGCTTTGCAGCAGGGAATAACTTAGGAATACAATTTAGTTTATTACAACCCAACTGCACACATATTTGGCTTTTAAATAATGATACAACTGTTTCAAAAAATAGTTTAAACGAACTGTTAGCATATCATAAAAAACAACCCAACGCTATTTTAGGTAGCAAATTGTTGTACTACCACAAACCTAATGTAATACAGGCAGTTGGCGGAAAATTTAACACCCGTTTTTATATTAGTGAACACATTGGCGAAGGATTACCAAGTGATACTTCTAAAGAAAAATTGCCTATTATTGATTACCCTGTTGGTGCAGCTATGTTTGTTAGCAAACAATTTATTGAAAAGGTTGGCTTATTAAACGAAAACTATTTTTTGTATTACGAAGAATTAGATTGGGTTAAAAAAGCGCAACATTTTGGCTTTGTGGCAGATTGGTGTCCTACAAGTATTGTGTATCATAAAGAAGGCGCTTCTATTGGTTCATCATACAAAAATGAAAAAAGTTATTTTTCGGAAATAGAACTGTTTAAAAGTCGACAAAAATTTATTAAAGACCATTTTGGCTTAAACGTACGTTTTTATTTTTCTACCCTTTTGCTTATTTTAAATCGCCTGCGAAAAGGTAAATTTAAATTAGCTAACGCCTTATTAAAAATGATGCTTAATGACATTAAATAA
- a CDS encoding glycosyltransferase family 4 protein — MRIAVVSGFIPYPPVFGGAIDIWERIKGLHALGHTVDLIVTDKNNPTQAQLTEMALYTNCFFYARRQNKWQQLFFKLPLQMLSRKSLSSIQINKTYDLVILESEFCWPITLNKTINYKKCVVRVHNIEHHYFKSLGKSARTLKEKIYYKIEALKIKQFSTLIFNKVNKLWFISKDDLKRVNLPNKSVFIPFPINDAFISPEVKPEENVVFMGSLFMQNNIFGLDWYLQNVHPLLIKQLPKYHFYIIGSLKEDNPEIQKKYNNIPKVTFVVNTPCLKAFYQKASVFINPMFHGSGVKVKSVNALVNGLPLVSTAVGAEGIGLTNDMFFYAETTEEFTTQILNVFADYNTAIQKTLKAQVYLKQTNYLQILKNELNALS, encoded by the coding sequence ATGAGAATAGCAGTAGTTAGCGGCTTTATACCCTATCCACCCGTTTTTGGTGGCGCTATTGATATTTGGGAACGCATAAAAGGGTTGCACGCTTTAGGACATACAGTTGATTTAATTGTTACAGATAAAAACAATCCCACACAAGCGCAGTTAACAGAAATGGCTTTATATACCAATTGTTTTTTTTATGCGCGCAGGCAAAATAAATGGCAGCAGTTGTTTTTCAAATTACCGTTGCAAATGCTAAGTAGAAAATCTTTAAGTAGCATACAAATTAACAAAACGTATGATTTAGTTATTTTAGAAAGCGAATTTTGTTGGCCAATTACCTTAAATAAAACCATAAATTATAAAAAATGTGTGGTGAGGGTGCATAATATAGAACATCATTACTTTAAATCTTTAGGAAAAAGCGCAAGAACTTTAAAAGAAAAAATATATTATAAAATTGAAGCTTTAAAAATAAAACAATTTTCTACGCTTATATTTAACAAAGTAAACAAATTGTGGTTTATTTCTAAAGACGATTTAAAGCGCGTAAACTTACCTAACAAAAGTGTTTTCATACCTTTTCCTATAAACGATGCATTTATAAGTCCCGAAGTAAAACCAGAGGAAAATGTAGTTTTTATGGGATCGCTTTTTATGCAAAACAATATTTTTGGTTTAGATTGGTACTTGCAAAACGTGCACCCTTTATTAATTAAGCAATTGCCAAAATATCATTTTTATATCATAGGTTCGTTAAAAGAAGATAACCCCGAAATTCAAAAAAAATACAACAATATACCTAAAGTTACCTTTGTGGTAAACACGCCGTGTTTAAAAGCCTTTTATCAAAAAGCAAGTGTTTTTATAAATCCAATGTTTCATGGCAGCGGTGTAAAGGTAAAATCGGTTAACGCTTTGGTTAATGGTTTGCCGTTGGTAAGTACAGCTGTTGGTGCCGAAGGTATTGGTTTAACCAACGATATGTTTTTTTATGCCGAAACTACTGAAGAATTTACCACCCAAATTTTAAATGTTTTTGCAGATTACAACACGGCCATTCAAAAAACGTTAAAAGCCCAAGTATATTTAAAACAAACTAATTATCTTCAAATTTTAAAAAACGAATTAAATGCGCTTAGCTAA
- a CDS encoding O-antigen ligase family protein, which yields MNHFSILMIIWFVLALINTFKNKGFVHFKSQTTPFLVLSFFCLMYVFYLPFVQNFTEIGKSIAKSLPFVIFPLGFLLNKDIITHKLLKHFSVVFIAAVILLNTLGWVSVFNFGWNKAWQLNDFYHPVFRTLFANTTLLHLPYLGLLSVFAALWLTLKMFLNKKVNILSSCLIAFLLLSIYIYSARMALVCYLIGLLFIIFKSIKKQILRIMLLVTLPLTALVLFWFSPMKERYVKVVEKELVLPNKNQLPHEVNYRYGIWYCSFNIAKEHFFTGVGADKVQQSLNNCYSTFTYKSYEDFNKQIYNTHNQYVDQLLKFGFFGLILFVGVLFYYFYKASILYQTFVLITAISFLTENVLDRQIGVVFVALLNTIFVIYKLNTVEKSISSRLVR from the coding sequence TTGAATCATTTTTCAATTTTAATGATTATTTGGTTTGTATTGGCATTAATAAATACATTTAAAAATAAAGGGTTTGTACATTTTAAATCGCAAACAACTCCTTTTTTGGTGCTTTCGTTTTTTTGTTTAATGTATGTTTTTTATTTGCCTTTTGTTCAAAATTTCACCGAAATTGGTAAATCAATAGCCAAAAGTTTACCTTTTGTGATTTTTCCTTTAGGCTTTTTATTAAATAAAGATATTATTACTCATAAGTTATTAAAACATTTTAGCGTTGTTTTTATAGCTGCAGTTATCCTTTTAAATACATTAGGTTGGGTTAGTGTGTTTAATTTTGGATGGAACAAAGCATGGCAACTTAACGATTTTTACCATCCGGTTTTTAGAACTTTATTTGCAAACACAACGTTATTACATTTGCCATATTTAGGCTTATTAAGTGTTTTTGCAGCTTTATGGTTAACCTTAAAAATGTTTTTAAATAAAAAAGTAAATATTTTAAGCAGTTGTTTAATAGCTTTTTTATTACTGTCTATCTACATATATTCGGCACGCATGGCACTGGTTTGTTATTTAATAGGTTTGCTTTTTATCATTTTTAAATCAATAAAAAAGCAAATTTTAAGAATTATGTTGCTAGTTACTTTGCCGTTAACAGCCTTAGTTTTGTTTTGGTTTTCGCCAATGAAAGAGCGTTACGTTAAAGTTGTTGAAAAAGAACTTGTTTTGCCAAATAAAAACCAATTACCGCACGAAGTAAATTACCGATACGGTATTTGGTATTGCAGTTTTAACATAGCTAAAGAACATTTTTTTACAGGTGTGGGCGCCGATAAAGTACAGCAAAGCCTAAACAATTGTTACAGTACTTTTACTTACAAATCGTACGAAGATTTTAACAAACAAATATACAATACACATAATCAATATGTAGATCAGTTGCTAAAGTTTGGTTTTTTTGGATTGATTTTGTTTGTAGGTGTGCTTTTTTATTATTTTTACAAAGCGTCGATTTTGTATCAAACTTTTGTGTTAATAACTGCAATTAGTTTTTTAACCGAAAATGTTTTAGACCGACAAATAGGCGTTGTTTTTGTAGCCCTTTTAAATACCATATTTGTAATATATAAATTAAACACTGTTGAAAAAAGCATTAGTAGTAGATTGGTTAGATAA
- a CDS encoding glycosyltransferase, which yields MKKALVVDWLDKYGGAEKVIQALEDALQFTEVHSLVNVMNNEQLQQVFPKKQHVKTTYLQLFGKCFRIFFPLFFKSIKTIQVSKQLGLIVSSSHSVAKGVQKSSKNQLHISYFQAPNNNYIWQDAPLYFKQAYPLIKWLLPVFRKWDFKQAQNPDFIICNSKFVQNWVKINYKRESAVIYPPVHLEAFPLNKNKQDFYVIAGRIATIKRFDLVIEAFNQNGKKLIVIGDGNELTHLKSKAKSTNIQFLGFQNTAVLSNYLQNAKAFIQMGVEGFGIAAIEANSCGTPVICYAKGGITETVVNQQTGLFFNKQSAQALNTCIADFETKNWNYEAIHKHAQQFSAQEFKKQIIQFVANHLNKTQSV from the coding sequence TTGAAAAAAGCATTAGTAGTAGATTGGTTAGATAAATACGGAGGCGCCGAAAAAGTTATTCAGGCGTTAGAAGATGCTTTGCAATTTACCGAAGTTCACTCATTAGTTAATGTAATGAACAACGAGCAACTTCAGCAAGTTTTTCCTAAAAAGCAACACGTTAAAACAACATATTTACAATTATTTGGCAAGTGTTTTCGTATTTTTTTTCCACTTTTTTTTAAATCGATAAAAACAATTCAAGTTTCAAAACAACTAGGGTTAATTGTTTCAAGTTCCCATTCGGTAGCAAAAGGAGTTCAAAAATCAAGCAAAAACCAATTACATATCAGTTATTTTCAGGCGCCTAACAATAATTATATTTGGCAAGATGCTCCTTTGTACTTTAAACAAGCGTACCCTTTAATTAAATGGTTGTTACCAGTTTTTAGAAAGTGGGATTTTAAACAAGCACAAAATCCCGATTTTATTATTTGCAACTCAAAATTTGTACAAAATTGGGTAAAAATTAATTACAAGCGCGAATCGGCAGTGATTTACCCACCTGTTCATTTAGAAGCATTTCCATTAAACAAAAACAAGCAAGATTTTTATGTAATTGCAGGTAGAATTGCTACGATCAAGCGTTTTGATTTGGTTATTGAAGCTTTTAACCAAAATGGCAAAAAATTAATTGTAATTGGCGATGGCAATGAATTAACTCATTTAAAAAGCAAAGCAAAATCTACAAATATTCAATTTTTAGGATTTCAAAACACAGCCGTTTTGTCCAACTATTTACAAAACGCTAAAGCTTTCATACAAATGGGGGTTGAAGGTTTTGGTATTGCTGCAATTGAAGCCAATTCATGCGGAACACCCGTAATTTGTTATGCCAAAGGCGGTATTACAGAAACGGTTGTAAACCAACAAACAGGCTTGTTTTTTAATAAACAAAGTGCGCAAGCTTTAAATACTTGTATTGCAGATTTTGAAACAAAAAACTGGAATTATGAAGCTATTCATAAACATGCACAACAGTTTTCGGCACAAGAATTTAAAAAGCAAATCATTCAATTTGTAGCTAACCATTTAAATAAAACGCAATCAGTTTAA
- a CDS encoding UDP-glucuronic acid decarboxylase family protein → MKRVLITGAAGFLGSHLCDRFLNEGMHVIAMDNLITGDLKNIQHLFKNEHFEFYHHDVTKFVHVPGSLDYILHFASPASPIDYLKIPIQTLKVGSLGTHNLLGLAKAKNARILIASTSEVYGDPLVHPQTEDYYGNVNTIGPRGVYDEAKRFQESLTMAYHNFHGLETRIVRIFNTYGPRMRLNDGRVIPAFMGQALRGEDLTIFGDGNQTRSFCYVDDQIEGIYRLLLSNYHLPVNIGNPNEITINEFAQEIIQLTGTQQKIIHKPLPENDPLQRQPDITLAKKVLNWEPKIDRKQGLQKTFDYFKTLSTQELLKEEHKDFSKYIY, encoded by the coding sequence ATGAAAAGGGTATTAATAACGGGTGCGGCTGGTTTTTTGGGTTCGCATTTGTGCGATAGGTTTTTAAATGAAGGCATGCATGTAATTGCAATGGATAATTTAATTACCGGCGATTTAAAAAACATTCAACATTTATTTAAAAATGAACATTTTGAGTTTTATCATCACGATGTAACTAAATTTGTACATGTGCCTGGTAGTTTAGATTATATTTTACATTTTGCATCGCCAGCAAGCCCTATTGATTACTTAAAAATACCCATTCAAACCCTAAAAGTAGGCTCGTTAGGTACCCATAACTTATTAGGTTTAGCAAAGGCTAAAAACGCACGAATTTTAATTGCATCAACTTCAGAAGTATATGGCGACCCTTTAGTACACCCACAAACCGAAGATTATTACGGCAATGTAAACACTATTGGTCCTCGTGGCGTATACGATGAAGCCAAGCGCTTTCAAGAATCGTTAACAATGGCGTACCACAATTTTCATGGTTTAGAAACACGTATTGTTCGTATTTTTAATACTTATGGCCCACGAATGCGTTTGAACGATGGTAGGGTAATACCTGCTTTTATGGGACAAGCGTTACGTGGTGAAGATTTAACTATTTTTGGCGATGGCAATCAAACACGTTCATTTTGTTATGTTGATGATCAAATTGAAGGAATTTATCGTTTGTTGCTTAGTAATTATCATTTACCTGTAAATATTGGTAATCCAAACGAAATAACTATAAATGAATTTGCACAAGAAATTATTCAATTAACCGGCACTCAACAAAAAATAATTCACAAACCTTTGCCTGAAAATGATCCTTTGCAACGCCAACCCGATATAACGTTAGCAAAAAAAGTATTAAATTGGGAACCAAAAATTGATAGAAAGCAAGGTTTGCAAAAAACATTTGATTATTTTAAAACCCTTTCAACCCAAGAATTACTAAAAGAAGAACACAAAGATTTTTCTAAATACATTTATTAG
- a CDS encoding exopolysaccharide biosynthesis polyprenyl glycosylphosphotransferase, with protein sequence MQRKIGRYSKYLRPITITFDLFVLVTLALWLLPNTFQTFYFYIYLSFSWIITAVITKFYQVYRFTKLIQIAQKIIKQYFLFALNLFALNGLFSLTQQYKSVANYLFFTAIIIVGVKYLIFWLLKLFRKYYKGNLRKIVVVGHDDLTHNFIKFVTTNDDYGYALHQSFSLLKAHPEKIIAYCQENKIDEIYLSLEKTNTKQVSYFIDYVDNNLKLLKFLPSKKDLLSANLKVDYYGVIPVMPSRTTPLNDPLNHFIKRGFDIVFSSLVILGIMSWLTPLIAILIRLESKGPIFFKQKRHGLDYEEFNCYKFRSMFVNEHADIAEAVKNDPRITKVGAFLRRTSLDEMPQFFNVFIGDMSVVGPRPHMINFTEKYAVKVNKFKARHFIKPGITGMAQTHGYRGEIENDTDIINRIKYDIFYMESWSLLLDLKIIYLTIKNALKGEKKAY encoded by the coding sequence GTGCAACGTAAAATAGGTAGATATTCAAAGTATTTAAGACCCATTACCATTACATTTGATTTATTTGTTTTGGTAACGTTGGCATTGTGGCTGTTGCCCAATACTTTTCAAACGTTTTACTTTTATATTTACTTATCATTTTCGTGGATTATTACAGCGGTAATAACAAAGTTTTATCAGGTATATCGCTTCACAAAACTTATACAAATTGCCCAAAAAATTATAAAGCAATATTTTTTATTTGCTTTAAACCTATTTGCTTTAAACGGTTTGTTTTCGTTAACACAACAATATAAAAGCGTTGCTAATTATTTATTTTTTACAGCAATAATCATAGTTGGAGTAAAATATTTAATTTTTTGGTTACTTAAATTATTTCGCAAATATTACAAAGGAAACTTACGTAAAATAGTAGTTGTAGGGCACGACGATTTAACCCATAATTTTATAAAGTTTGTAACCACAAACGACGATTACGGTTATGCTTTACACCAAAGTTTTTCATTGCTTAAAGCACATCCCGAAAAAATAATTGCTTACTGCCAAGAAAATAAAATCGATGAAATTTATCTTAGCTTAGAAAAAACCAATACCAAACAAGTTAGTTATTTTATTGATTATGTTGATAATAACCTAAAACTTTTAAAGTTTTTGCCGTCAAAAAAAGATTTGTTATCGGCAAATTTAAAAGTAGATTATTACGGCGTAATACCAGTTATGCCATCGCGTACAACACCTTTAAACGATCCGTTAAATCATTTCATAAAGCGTGGCTTCGATATTGTTTTTTCATCTTTAGTAATCTTAGGTATTATGTCGTGGTTAACCCCATTAATAGCCATTTTAATAAGGTTAGAGTCTAAAGGGCCAATATTTTTTAAACAAAAACGCCACGGTTTAGATTACGAAGAATTTAACTGTTATAAATTCCGTTCCATGTTTGTAAACGAACATGCCGATATAGCCGAAGCCGTTAAAAACGATCCACGTATTACTAAAGTTGGTGCTTTTTTACGCCGAACGAGTTTAGACGAAATGCCTCAGTTTTTTAATGTATTTATTGGCGATATGTCTGTTGTTGGGCCGCGTCCACACATGATTAATTTTACCGAAAAATACGCAGTAAAAGTAAATAAGTTTAAAGCACGCCACTTTATAAAACCAGGTATTACGGGCATGGCACAAACCCATGGTTACCGCGGTGAAATTGAAAACGATACCGATATAATTAACCGTATTAAATACGATATTTTTTATATGGAAAGTTGGTCGTTATTATTAGACCTTAAAATTATATACCTTACCATTAAAAATGCATTGAAAGGCGAGAAAAAGGCCTATTAA
- the purD gene encoding phosphoribosylamine--glycine ligase — translation MNILLLGSGGREHALAWKITQSTKCSKLFVAPGNAGIGNIATNVALNPTDFNAVKQFVLDNHVEMVVVGPEDPLVKGIYDFFKNDTALNSIPVIGPSQHGAQLEGSKEFAKQFLVKNNIPTAKYQAFTKDTVDAGCAFLATLQPPYVLKADGLAAGKGVVILNDLNDAQEELKNMLVDAKFGDASSKVVIEEFLDGIELSCFVLTDGKSYKILPTAKDYKRIGEGDTGLNTGGMGAVSPVPFANEEFMQKVEQQIVIPTINGLKNDAIEYKGFVFIGLIKVGDNPFVIEYNVRMGDPETEVVIPRIKSDIVELFQAVANETLENTVLEIDERTATTVMIVSGGYPEDYEKGKVISGLDQVKNSIVFHAGTAEKDGNVVTNGGRVIAVTSYGNNFKEALKQSYENVEKINFDKKYFRTDLGFDL, via the coding sequence ATGAATATCTTACTATTAGGTTCAGGCGGTCGTGAACACGCATTAGCATGGAAAATTACGCAAAGTACAAAATGCAGTAAACTATTTGTAGCACCAGGCAATGCAGGTATTGGTAACATTGCAACAAATGTAGCTTTAAACCCAACCGATTTTAACGCAGTTAAACAATTTGTTTTAGACAATCATGTTGAAATGGTTGTTGTTGGACCAGAAGATCCATTAGTAAAAGGTATTTACGATTTTTTTAAAAACGATACTGCTTTAAATAGCATTCCTGTTATTGGGCCTTCACAACACGGAGCACAATTAGAAGGTAGTAAAGAATTTGCCAAACAATTTTTGGTAAAAAACAACATTCCTACAGCAAAATACCAAGCTTTTACAAAAGATACGGTTGATGCTGGTTGTGCATTTTTAGCAACGTTACAACCTCCTTACGTTTTAAAAGCCGACGGTTTAGCTGCTGGTAAAGGTGTTGTGATTTTAAACGATTTAAACGATGCCCAAGAAGAATTAAAAAACATGTTGGTTGATGCTAAGTTTGGCGACGCTTCGTCTAAAGTTGTGATTGAAGAGTTTTTAGACGGTATTGAACTTTCTTGCTTTGTATTAACCGATGGTAAATCATATAAAATATTACCAACAGCAAAAGATTACAAACGTATTGGCGAAGGTGATACGGGTTTAAATACAGGCGGTATGGGTGCTGTGTCGCCAGTGCCATTTGCAAATGAAGAATTTATGCAAAAGGTTGAACAACAAATTGTAATTCCAACAATAAACGGTTTAAAAAATGATGCAATTGAATACAAAGGCTTTGTTTTTATAGGTTTGATAAAAGTAGGAGATAACCCGTTTGTAATTGAATACAACGTACGTATGGGTGATCCTGAAACCGAAGTTGTAATACCGCGTATAAAATCGGATATTGTAGAATTGTTTCAAGCAGTTGCAAATGAAACGTTAGAGAACACCGTTTTAGAAATCGATGAACGTACAGCTACTACTGTTATGATTGTTTCGGGCGGATACCCTGAAGATTATGAAAAAGGTAAAGTAATTTCAGGATTAGATCAAGTTAAAAATTCTATTGTTTTTCATGCAGGTACAGCCGAAAAAGATGGAAATGTAGTTACAAATGGTGGGCGTGTAATTGCCGTTACATCTTACGGAAATAACTTTAAAGAAGCTTTAAAGCAATCATACGAAAATGTTGAAAAAATTAACTTTGATAAAAAATATTTCCGCACCGATTTAGGTTTTGATTTGTAA
- a CDS encoding energy transducer TonB — MNKIVVLFVLFFSVGIVSAQEKDSVIVEEKIHAFVQEKAYPPGTDFEPWKKTLMHEMKQAWNLSFSEVLLRVVIEKDGSVTNLRVISDEWKPTDEMVSKLLEMINAKGKWLPAKHNGLQVRSSYRIKMIFQI; from the coding sequence ATGAATAAAATTGTTGTCTTATTTGTTTTGTTTTTTTCTGTAGGAATTGTTTCAGCACAAGAAAAAGACTCCGTAATTGTTGAAGAAAAGATTCATGCATTTGTTCAAGAAAAAGCATACCCACCAGGTACAGATTTTGAACCTTGGAAAAAAACGTTAATGCATGAAATGAAGCAAGCTTGGAATTTAAGTTTTTCTGAAGTATTATTACGAGTTGTTATAGAAAAAGATGGTTCTGTTACAAATTTGCGAGTTATTTCTGATGAATGGAAACCTACTGATGAAATGGTAAGTAAATTGCTTGAAATGATAAATGCAAAAGGAAAGTGGTTACCAGCAAAACATAACGGATTGCAAGTTAGATCTAGTTATAGGATTAAAATGATTTTTCAAATTTAA
- a CDS encoding ferredoxin--NADP reductase, which yields MSKFNPLKVKEIKRETPLAVSVVFDVPENLKPEYQFKAGQYVNIKAQINGEEVRRSYSISSSPKSNELRVVVKAVEKGVFSNYVNTQLQIGDVLEVAHPEGKFILDNPNAKIIAGIAAGSGITPIIAIAKDVLESSKDATFILVYGNKTLEDTIYYNEIEALRNNYLGRFFVHYTFTQTQPEGALFGRIERATINFVFKNKHSEKQIDTYFLCGPEDMIQKVTTVLKENGASEEQINYELFTTSSTNGEIPVSGEGMVKVTVMVDAVETTFNMPRTENILNAALKHGIDAPYSCQGGICSSCMCRKVNGTAEMKSNHILMDDEIEEGLLLACQAYVTSEEIYVDFDDV from the coding sequence ATGTCGAAATTCAATCCTTTAAAGGTTAAAGAAATAAAAAGAGAAACGCCTTTGGCAGTTTCGGTTGTTTTTGATGTTCCTGAAAATTTAAAACCCGAATATCAATTTAAAGCGGGACAATACGTAAACATTAAAGCCCAAATAAATGGCGAAGAAGTTCGCAGATCGTATTCAATAAGCTCATCACCAAAAAGCAACGAACTACGGGTAGTAGTTAAAGCGGTTGAAAAAGGTGTTTTTTCTAATTATGTTAACACCCAATTACAAATTGGCGATGTTTTAGAAGTTGCCCACCCCGAAGGTAAATTTATTTTAGATAACCCAAATGCTAAAATTATTGCAGGTATAGCTGCAGGTAGTGGTATTACACCTATAATAGCTATTGCTAAAGATGTTTTAGAAAGCTCTAAAGACGCCACTTTTATTTTAGTTTACGGCAATAAAACGTTAGAAGACACCATTTATTACAACGAAATTGAGGCTTTAAGAAACAACTACTTAGGTCGATTTTTTGTGCATTACACCTTTACCCAAACCCAACCCGAGGGTGCTTTGTTTGGCCGTATTGAACGTGCAACTATTAATTTTGTGTTTAAAAACAAACACAGCGAAAAGCAAATTGACACCTACTTTTTGTGCGGTCCAGAGGATATGATTCAAAAAGTAACCACTGTTTTAAAAGAAAACGGCGCTAGTGAAGAGCAAATTAATTACGAATTGTTTACAACTAGTTCTACCAATGGCGAAATACCTGTTAGTGGTGAAGGAATGGTAAAAGTAACTGTAATGGTTGATGCTGTTGAAACTACTTTTAATATGCCACGTACCGAAAACATTTTAAACGCTGCGTTAAAACATGGTATCGATGCGCCTTATTCATGCCAAGGTGGTATTTGCAGTTCATGTATGTGCCGCAAAGTAAATGGTACTGCCGAAATGAAAAGCAATCATATTTTAATGGACGATGAAATTGAAGAAGGTTTGCTTTTAGCGTGCCAAGCGTATGTAACTTCGGAAGAAATTTATGTGGATTTTGATGATGTTTAG